One window of Halopelagius longus genomic DNA carries:
- a CDS encoding NAD(P)H-binding protein, whose amino-acid sequence MRVLVTGATGFVGSNLVPALLDAGHDVTVLTRDADHYDGPEGVRVVEGDVLEAGTFESALDVDAAYYLVHSMASGEDFERRDRLGARNFSRAASEAGVERVLYLGGLGEERDRLSPHLRSRREVEHILEQGDYELTTLRAAIVIGDGSAGFETVRQLAARLPVMLTPRWVDTPCQPVAVSDVVAYLVGVLDAPETAGGTYEIGGPDVLTYGEMLERVGDHLGRRPRLIEIPVLSPGLSSYWVGLVTDIPPSVARPLIEGLKNEVVVRDDSIKEHVSVELTSFDEAVANALGPPADGEDEAGANEGDEESPDIAPPFGDDGDEGTEAADSGADAGSSAVDR is encoded by the coding sequence ATGCGCGTACTCGTCACGGGGGCGACGGGGTTCGTCGGCAGCAACCTCGTCCCCGCACTCCTCGACGCCGGCCACGACGTGACCGTTCTCACCCGCGACGCCGACCACTACGACGGTCCCGAGGGCGTCCGCGTCGTCGAGGGCGACGTCCTCGAAGCGGGGACGTTCGAGTCGGCACTCGACGTGGACGCCGCGTACTACCTCGTCCACTCGATGGCGTCCGGCGAGGACTTCGAACGGCGGGACAGACTCGGGGCGCGGAACTTCTCGCGGGCGGCGTCGGAGGCCGGGGTCGAGCGGGTACTCTACCTCGGCGGACTCGGCGAGGAACGCGACAGACTCTCGCCGCACCTGCGTTCGCGCCGGGAGGTCGAACACATCCTCGAACAGGGCGACTACGAACTGACGACGCTCCGGGCGGCCATCGTCATCGGCGACGGCAGCGCCGGGTTCGAGACGGTCCGGCAACTGGCCGCCCGCCTGCCGGTGATGCTGACGCCGCGGTGGGTGGATACACCGTGTCAACCCGTCGCCGTCTCCGACGTGGTGGCGTACCTCGTCGGCGTCCTCGACGCGCCCGAGACGGCGGGCGGGACGTACGAAATCGGCGGCCCGGACGTGCTGACGTACGGCGAGATGCTCGAACGCGTCGGCGACCACCTCGGCCGCCGCCCCCGCCTAATCGAGATACCGGTGCTATCGCCCGGCCTCTCGTCGTACTGGGTCGGCCTCGTGACGGACATCCCCCCTTCCGTGGCGCGACCCCTCATCGAGGGCCTGAAGAACGAAGTCGTCGTCCGCGACGACAGCATCAAAGAGCACGTCTCCGTCGAACTCACGTCGTTCGACGAGGCCGTAGCGAACGCGCTCGGACCGCCCGCCGACGGGGAGGACGAAGCGGGCGCAAACGAGGGGGACGAAGAGAGCCCCGACATCGCGCCGCCGTTCGGCGACGACGGAGACGAGGGGACGGAGGCCGCCGACTCGGGGGCGGACGCGGGGTCGAGCGCGGTGGACCGGTAG